A genomic segment from Kineococcus rhizosphaerae encodes:
- a CDS encoding glyceraldehyde-3-phosphate dehydrogenase: MPEPVPTSPSDDLGWSLKLGLAEAVVPLVGRLHRDHGVTVTVHGRSLVGESVVGLIKAHRFARHVDDVELPLEVSLDLLQVLVRLPLSPAIVDIARLSTRLSADGTTGEAAVRDLLAPLAYDPAGPDRPAGPARASRDVVLYGFGRIGRLLARVLVEQGQDPWGLRLRAVVVRRGGANDLVKRASLLRRDSVHGAFAGTITVDEENERIHANGTTIQVIYSDDPATVDYARYGIEDALVIDNTGKWRDADGLAQHLRSPGAGRVLLTAPGKGSVKNVVHGLNQDTLTADDRIASAASCTTNAIAPVLKAVHEEFGIVRGHVETVHSFTNDQNLIDNYHKGDRRGRSAVLNMVLTETGAAKAVAKALPELEGKLTGNSIRVPTPDVSLAVLHLTLERATDKAALNEYLRQVSLDSPLQDQVDYTDSPEVVSTDFIGTRKTGVVDALATIVTGDAAILYVWYDNERGYCEQVLRVAQTFQGLDRPVFPAVHTRAGAGVGAGVG; this comes from the coding sequence GTGCCCGAACCCGTCCCCACGTCCCCGTCCGACGACCTCGGCTGGTCCCTGAAGCTCGGACTGGCCGAGGCCGTGGTGCCGCTCGTCGGCCGCCTGCACCGCGACCACGGCGTCACCGTGACCGTCCACGGCCGCAGCCTCGTCGGCGAGTCCGTCGTCGGGCTCATCAAGGCCCATCGGTTCGCCCGCCACGTCGACGACGTCGAACTGCCCCTCGAGGTCAGCCTCGACCTGCTGCAGGTGCTCGTCCGGTTGCCGTTGTCCCCGGCGATCGTCGACATCGCCCGGTTGTCGACCCGGCTCAGCGCGGACGGGACGACCGGCGAAGCCGCCGTCCGGGACCTGCTCGCCCCCCTGGCGTACGACCCGGCCGGCCCGGACCGGCCCGCAGGACCCGCTCGGGCCAGCCGCGACGTCGTCCTCTACGGGTTCGGGCGCATCGGGCGCCTGCTCGCCCGCGTGCTCGTCGAGCAGGGTCAGGACCCGTGGGGTCTGCGCCTGCGTGCCGTCGTCGTGCGCCGCGGCGGCGCCAACGACCTCGTCAAGCGCGCGAGCCTGCTGCGCCGCGACTCCGTGCACGGCGCGTTCGCCGGGACGATCACGGTGGACGAGGAGAACGAGCGGATCCACGCCAACGGCACGACGATCCAGGTGATCTACTCCGACGACCCGGCCACCGTCGACTACGCGCGGTACGGCATCGAGGACGCCCTGGTCATCGACAACACCGGGAAGTGGCGCGACGCCGACGGTCTGGCGCAGCACCTGCGCAGCCCGGGCGCCGGGCGCGTCCTGCTGACCGCCCCCGGCAAGGGATCGGTCAAGAACGTCGTCCACGGCCTGAACCAGGACACCCTGACGGCCGACGACCGGATCGCCTCGGCCGCGTCCTGTACGACGAACGCCATCGCCCCGGTCCTGAAGGCCGTCCACGAGGAGTTCGGGATCGTGCGCGGTCACGTCGAGACGGTGCACTCGTTCACCAACGACCAGAACCTCATCGACAACTACCACAAGGGCGACCGGCGGGGACGGTCGGCGGTGCTGAACATGGTCCTCACCGAGACGGGTGCCGCCAAGGCCGTCGCCAAGGCGCTGCCGGAACTCGAGGGCAAGCTGACCGGGAACTCCATCCGGGTCCCCACCCCCGACGTGTCCCTCGCCGTGCTGCACCTGACCCTGGAACGGGCGACGGACAAGGCGGCGCTCAACGAGTACCTGCGGCAGGTCTCGCTGGACTCCCCGCTGCAGGACCAGGTCGACTACACCGATTCCCCCGAGGTCGTCTCCACCGACTTCATCGGCACCCGCAAGACGGGCGTGGTGGACGCGCTGGCCACGATCGTCACCGGCGACGCCGCGATCCTCTACGTCTGGTACGACAACGAACGCGGTTACTGCGAGCAGGTGCTGCGGGTCGCGCAGACGTTCCAGGGTCTGGACCGCCCGGTGTTCCCGGCGGTCCACACGAGGGCCGGGGCCGGCGTTGGGGCCGGCGTCGGCTGA
- a CDS encoding helix-turn-helix transcriptional regulator, whose protein sequence is MNLPLRGRDAELAAVARRLSSGRGVHVAGARGTGRSAMLAASVSAPGSPAGTVLHLVATGRDSATPLGIAQHLHGLLGGPVLRPDSALADLSAALRDVRPALVTVDDLDRADPGSRVLLTRLRAWFPVLTTATGTQDADVVLHPLTPEDAHRVLDDLGVARGAGRVPLLRRAAGNPLALVDLTGPEAGLGRRAREAFADGLDDLPAATRRALLELALADRTRRPAGRAAVWRCRAGDLGPALAAGLLVPAPTSARSPVPRFAHPLTAEIVLDDATTHQRRAAHRRLAADLPGTEPARDWHLALAGPDEAAAARLDALAGRLAARGAPRAAAHVLAAAAASGVGTAAPQRLLAAARQARAAGDLAWAGRLTAGTPYDDAVFRAVGEAWWDPSPLARRRAEELLDAATGPEGETVRAWGRGLLDPVGHHDRIRAEIAEHGPRLSAMGASEPTRWGALGGLALAVDETGRAVEFLTRSVAVAPQVVNAGGRTVDGLLTIALLDAGRWDDALARLAAASRAGDGTDVSALVSRAVLAVLRDEPDHHDHVLRALRAMPPATSALHDARLARARGLAAAGLGDHPAALRHLRRLRGPRGEALHPLVSDVALADAVAAHGAVGEREAARRLVETALRRGSLSSVRRELVLHRARALLDDEPEEHFRRALAPEAGRWPLEAAITRLEFAQWLRRRGRPADSRPLLRAAGETFARLGAPGWAARARSELAAAGAGDPSPTAGLSARQREVAVLAAQGWTTPQIAQRLGISARTVHSHLAGAFRVLGVSRRVQLSTALGEELHGR, encoded by the coding sequence GTGAACCTCCCGCTGCGCGGCCGCGACGCCGAACTCGCCGCCGTGGCGCGCCGGTTGTCCTCCGGGCGCGGGGTGCACGTCGCCGGCGCCCGCGGGACCGGCAGGTCCGCCATGCTCGCGGCCTCGGTCTCCGCCCCGGGCAGCCCGGCGGGGACGGTGCTGCACCTCGTCGCCACCGGGCGCGACAGCGCGACCCCGCTCGGGATCGCGCAGCACCTGCACGGCCTGCTCGGCGGCCCGGTCCTGCGGCCGGACTCGGCGCTCGCGGACCTGTCGGCGGCGCTGCGCGACGTCCGGCCGGCCCTCGTGACCGTCGACGACCTCGACCGGGCGGACCCGGGGTCGCGCGTCCTCCTGACCCGGCTGCGCGCGTGGTTCCCGGTCCTCACCACCGCGACGGGCACCCAGGACGCCGACGTGGTGCTGCACCCGTTGACCCCCGAGGACGCGCACCGGGTCCTGGACGACCTGGGCGTGGCCCGCGGCGCCGGGCGGGTCCCGCTGCTGCGCCGGGCGGCCGGGAACCCGCTGGCCCTCGTCGACCTCACCGGACCGGAGGCCGGTCTGGGCCGGCGAGCGCGGGAGGCCTTCGCGGACGGCCTGGACGACCTGCCCGCCGCCACCCGCCGGGCCCTGCTGGAACTCGCGCTGGCCGACCGGACCCGGCGACCCGCCGGCCGCGCGGCGGTGTGGCGCTGCCGGGCGGGCGACCTCGGACCCGCTCTGGCCGCGGGCCTGCTCGTCCCCGCCCCGACGAGTGCCCGGTCACCGGTCCCGCGGTTCGCCCACCCGCTGACCGCCGAGATCGTCCTCGACGACGCCACGACCCACCAGCGGCGCGCGGCGCACCGTCGGCTCGCCGCGGACCTGCCCGGCACTGAACCCGCCCGGGACTGGCACCTCGCCCTGGCCGGGCCCGACGAGGCGGCCGCCGCCCGGCTCGACGCCCTCGCCGGCCGGCTCGCGGCGCGGGGGGCCCCGCGGGCCGCAGCTCACGTCCTGGCCGCGGCCGCCGCGTCCGGGGTGGGGACCGCTGCGCCGCAACGCCTCCTGGCCGCCGCGCGGCAGGCCCGGGCGGCGGGGGACCTCGCCTGGGCCGGGCGGCTGACCGCGGGGACCCCGTACGACGACGCCGTGTTCCGCGCGGTGGGAGAGGCCTGGTGGGACCCGTCGCCGCTGGCCCGACGACGGGCCGAGGAACTCCTCGACGCCGCGACCGGACCGGAGGGGGAGACGGTCCGCGCCTGGGGGCGCGGTCTGCTGGACCCGGTGGGCCACCACGACCGGATCCGCGCCGAGATCGCCGAGCACGGGCCCCGCCTGAGCGCGATGGGGGCCAGCGAACCGACCCGGTGGGGTGCGCTGGGCGGGCTCGCGCTCGCCGTCGACGAGACCGGGCGGGCGGTGGAGTTCCTCACCCGCTCGGTCGCGGTCGCCCCGCAGGTCGTCAACGCCGGGGGACGGACCGTCGACGGGCTGCTGACGATCGCCCTGCTCGACGCCGGGCGCTGGGACGACGCCCTCGCACGCCTGGCCGCGGCGTCGCGGGCGGGTGACGGCACGGACGTCAGCGCGCTCGTGTCCCGGGCCGTCCTGGCGGTCCTGCGGGACGAGCCCGACCACCACGACCACGTCCTGCGCGCCCTGCGGGCCATGCCGCCGGCGACGTCGGCGCTGCACGACGCCCGCCTGGCGCGGGCCCGGGGGCTCGCGGCGGCCGGGCTCGGTGACCACCCGGCCGCGCTGCGGCACCTGCGCCGGCTCCGCGGTCCGCGCGGCGAGGCGCTGCACCCGCTGGTCTCCGACGTGGCGCTGGCCGACGCGGTCGCCGCCCACGGGGCCGTGGGGGAGCGGGAGGCGGCACGACGGCTGGTCGAGACCGCGCTGCGGCGTGGCTCCCTGTCCTCGGTGCGCCGTGAGCTCGTCCTGCACCGGGCCCGCGCCCTGCTCGACGACGAGCCCGAGGAGCACTTCCGGCGCGCCCTGGCCCCCGAGGCCGGGCGCTGGCCCCTGGAGGCGGCGATCACGCGCCTGGAGTTCGCGCAGTGGCTGCGCCGGCGCGGGCGTCCGGCCGACTCCCGGCCGCTGCTGCGCGCGGCGGGGGAGACGTTCGCGCGGCTCGGCGCCCCCGGCTGGGCGGCCCGGGCCCGCTCGGAGCTCGCGGCGGCGGGCGCCGGGGACCCCTCGCCCACCGCCGGGCTGAGCGCCCGGCAGCGCGAGGTCGCCGTGCTCGCCGCGCAGGGCTGGACGACCCCGCAGATCGCCCAGCGCCTGGGGATCTCCGCCCGGACCGTCCACTCGCACCTCGCCGGGGCCTTCCGCGTCCTCGGTGTCAGCCGGCGCGTGCAGCTGTCGACCGCGTTGGGTGAGGAATTGCACGGTCGGTGA
- a CDS encoding helix-turn-helix transcriptional regulator, which translates to MGAAGPAGLVGRDRTWQQAVAAVTATGAARRATLLTGDAGVGKSALLAALADHFAAQGHRVQRATGTRSGTLATFSSLRDLLDGLPPAPDLPAEQRDALRAALAATGTPVQTGLLRLAVRSTLEAAAEDTPLLLALDDVDRLDEDSYDVLLPLLSRLPDGPVGLLATCRRDSVPRELGPVTDQLDVPALDDTAARHLLEATGADLPGRVREAVLHAAAGNPLVLVELARSGARDVPVAGVLPVPETLDGVFARDLAGLPPSTCRLLLLAACGERDVLLLQRLTGTDDRDFEPAERRRLVRLDGGVVQFRHPLVESHVYYAATAAERTRAHHDLAAALAEHPDRAALQLAAAATGPDAGLADHVARVADGQRRSGRPLAGAVLFERAADLSTTPADRARRRLDAAETAAATGRSAWVGELLERVGPDSGDDRAAMLSAWLDTVQGDPRRSARTLLDLLRRRTGPVRAGAARSLGLPAFMLADPLLQQEIAAALPEGDELRGDPGLLFAAAVCAPDAAVHAAVVAAGTDPGALRHPVTAAVLGAAASVLDEPSLAAELLREPVDAVLAGRAPAVLLSAPGALVWPLFDLGRWQEAVRTAVANLEATTLNDAPNLRAHAQAHLVIAELLRGHRDRAEAARADLAHHVPLSPMGRLRVAWADAVAAAADGEHERAFDVLAAVLDGGLDAGPDGATPGSSHAAQPQSLLTLPDLAAAARRTGRLERARDLVARTRAPRAGRWLTRRQELRVRAADALLLDDPADAVSALTPVVDAEGAGVWPLEQAVLQVELADLLLGVRRPGPAGAHAAAAAETFERLGAFGWQRRVRTTLRASGTQVSADVHDVLAGLTTQQEQVVRMAAAGLSNRDIGEQLHLSPRTVASHLYRAFPRLGVATRAQLVHLLTGP; encoded by the coding sequence GTGGGGGCAGCAGGTCCGGCAGGACTCGTCGGACGCGACCGCACGTGGCAGCAGGCCGTCGCCGCGGTCACCGCCACCGGCGCGGCCCGGCGCGCGACCCTGCTCACCGGCGACGCCGGTGTCGGCAAGAGCGCCCTGCTGGCGGCCCTGGCCGACCACTTCGCCGCGCAGGGCCACCGCGTCCAGCGCGCCACGGGCACCCGCTCGGGGACGCTGGCGACCTTCAGCTCCCTGCGGGACCTCCTCGACGGCCTGCCGCCCGCCCCGGACCTGCCCGCCGAGCAGCGCGACGCCCTCCGGGCCGCCCTCGCCGCGACCGGGACCCCCGTCCAGACCGGCCTCCTGCGCCTCGCGGTGCGCTCGACCCTCGAGGCCGCCGCCGAGGACACGCCCCTGCTGCTCGCCCTCGACGACGTCGACCGCCTCGACGAGGACAGCTACGACGTCCTCCTGCCGCTCCTGAGCCGCCTCCCGGACGGCCCGGTCGGCCTCCTCGCCACCTGCCGGCGCGACAGCGTCCCCCGTGAGCTGGGACCGGTGACCGACCAGCTGGACGTGCCCGCGCTCGACGACACCGCCGCCCGCCACCTGCTGGAGGCCACCGGCGCCGACCTGCCCGGCCGGGTCCGCGAAGCCGTCCTGCACGCTGCGGCGGGCAACCCCCTCGTGCTCGTCGAACTCGCCCGCTCCGGAGCCCGGGACGTCCCCGTCGCCGGCGTCCTGCCCGTGCCCGAGACCCTCGACGGCGTCTTCGCCCGCGACCTGGCCGGCCTGCCCCCCAGCACCTGCCGGTTGCTGCTGCTCGCCGCCTGCGGTGAACGTGACGTCCTCCTCCTGCAACGTCTCACCGGCACCGACGACCGGGACTTCGAACCCGCCGAACGGCGCCGCCTCGTCCGCCTCGACGGCGGGGTCGTCCAGTTCCGCCACCCCCTCGTCGAGTCGCACGTCTACTACGCCGCCACCGCGGCCGAACGCACCCGCGCCCACCACGACCTCGCCGCCGCCCTCGCCGAGCACCCCGACCGGGCCGCCCTCCAGCTCGCCGCCGCGGCCACCGGCCCCGACGCCGGGCTGGCCGACCACGTGGCGCGGGTGGCCGACGGGCAGCGGCGCAGCGGCCGGCCCCTGGCGGGCGCGGTCCTGTTCGAGCGGGCGGCCGACCTGTCCACCACCCCCGCGGACCGGGCGCGCCGCCGGCTGGACGCCGCCGAGACCGCGGCGGCGACCGGGCGATCGGCCTGGGTCGGCGAACTGCTCGAGCGGGTGGGACCCGACAGCGGCGACGACCGGGCGGCCATGCTGTCCGCCTGGCTCGACACCGTGCAGGGGGACCCGCGGCGCTCGGCCCGGACCCTCCTGGACCTCCTGCGCCGGCGCACCGGGCCGGTGCGCGCCGGCGCCGCCCGGTCCCTCGGCCTGCCTGCGTTCATGCTCGCCGACCCGTTGCTGCAGCAGGAGATCGCCGCCGCGCTGCCGGAGGGCGACGAGCTGCGCGGCGACCCGGGTCTCCTGTTCGCCGCCGCCGTCTGCGCCCCCGACGCGGCCGTCCACGCCGCCGTCGTGGCGGCCGGGACCGACCCGGGCGCCCTGCGGCACCCGGTGACCGCGGCGGTGCTCGGGGCCGCCGCCTCGGTCCTGGACGAACCGTCCCTGGCCGCCGAGCTCCTGCGCGAGCCCGTCGACGCGGTCCTGGCCGGACGTGCTCCCGCGGTCCTGCTGAGCGCACCGGGAGCACTGGTGTGGCCGCTGTTCGACCTGGGCCGGTGGCAGGAGGCGGTGCGGACCGCCGTCGCCAACCTCGAGGCCACCACGCTGAACGACGCCCCCAACCTGCGGGCCCACGCCCAGGCCCACCTCGTCATCGCCGAACTGCTGCGCGGGCACCGCGACCGCGCCGAGGCCGCGCGCGCCGACCTCGCCCACCACGTCCCGCTGTCGCCGATGGGACGACTGCGCGTCGCCTGGGCCGACGCCGTGGCCGCGGCCGCCGACGGCGAGCACGAGCGCGCCTTCGACGTGCTGGCCGCGGTGCTGGACGGTGGGCTGGACGCTGGGCCCGACGGCGCGACGCCGGGGTCCTCCCACGCCGCCCAGCCGCAGAGCCTGCTGACCCTGCCCGACCTGGCCGCCGCGGCCCGCCGCACCGGCCGCCTCGAGCGGGCCCGCGACCTCGTCGCCCGCACCCGCGCACCGCGCGCCGGGCGGTGGCTGACCCGGCGCCAGGAACTGCGGGTCCGCGCCGCCGACGCGCTGCTGCTGGACGACCCGGCGGACGCCGTGAGCGCCCTGACGCCCGTCGTCGACGCCGAGGGGGCCGGGGTGTGGCCCCTGGAGCAGGCCGTGCTGCAGGTGGAGCTCGCCGACCTCCTGCTCGGGGTGCGCCGTCCCGGGCCCGCCGGCGCCCACGCCGCGGCCGCGGCCGAGACGTTCGAACGGCTCGGGGCGTTCGGCTGGCAGCGTCGGGTCCGGACCACGTTGCGCGCCAGCGGGACCCAGGTCAGCGCCGACGTCCACGACGTCCTGGCCGGACTCACCACCCAGCAGGAGCAGGTCGTCAGGATGGCCGCGGCGGGTCTGTCCAACCGGGACATCGGCGAGCAGCTGCACCTGTCGCCCCGGACCGTCGCCTCGCACCTGTACCGGGCCTTCCCGAGGCTCGGCGTCGCCACCCGGGCGCAGCTCGTCCACCTGCTCACCGGTCCGTGA
- a CDS encoding helix-turn-helix transcriptional regulator has product MPARTVARTTQVGDFLRARRDALQPEDVGLTREPGRRVPGLRREEVAQLADISPEYYLRLEQGRDHQPSEQVLAALCRALRLDPAAADYLYRLVHPFRRRLVPAPRPEPTDDSDLVAVVGAFQNPAIVVDRTKDVVAVNGLAAAMAAHWCRPGHNVVLASFTPQVRQQMPDWARHARRMVASLRLSADPDDPRLQEIVGRLSLQDRDFQRWWASHEVSAVTHGTVPMTIDHHGDVVLQWHELDLPDHPGHVVTMFSAIDDAGRRGLDLVRSRAGASRGRTRSERSDVLVAAG; this is encoded by the coding sequence GTGCCCGCACGAACCGTGGCCCGCACGACGCAGGTCGGTGACTTCCTGCGCGCCCGCCGGGACGCGCTGCAGCCCGAGGACGTCGGGCTGACCCGCGAACCCGGCCGACGCGTACCCGGCCTGCGCCGCGAGGAGGTCGCCCAGCTCGCCGACATCAGCCCCGAGTACTACCTGCGCCTGGAGCAGGGCCGCGACCACCAGCCCTCCGAGCAGGTCCTCGCCGCCCTGTGCCGGGCGCTGCGGCTCGACCCCGCCGCCGCCGACTACCTCTACCGCCTCGTCCACCCGTTCCGGCGCCGCCTCGTCCCCGCCCCCCGCCCCGAGCCCACCGATGACAGCGACCTCGTCGCCGTGGTCGGTGCCTTCCAGAACCCCGCCATCGTGGTCGACCGCACCAAGGACGTCGTCGCCGTCAACGGCCTCGCGGCGGCCATGGCGGCCCACTGGTGCCGCCCCGGGCACAACGTCGTCCTCGCCAGCTTCACCCCGCAGGTCAGGCAGCAGATGCCCGACTGGGCCCGGCACGCGCGGCGCATGGTCGCCTCGCTGCGCCTGAGCGCCGACCCCGACGACCCGCGCCTGCAGGAGATCGTCGGCCGGTTGTCGTTGCAGGACCGGGACTTCCAGCGCTGGTGGGCGAGCCACGAGGTCTCCGCCGTCACCCACGGGACCGTCCCGATGACGATCGACCACCACGGCGACGTCGTCCTGCAGTGGCACGAGCTGGACCTGCCCGACCACCCCGGTCACGTCGTCACGATGTTCAGCGCGATCGACGACGCCGGCCGGCGGGGGCTGGACCTCGTCCGGTCCCGCGCGGGCGCCTCCCGGGGCCGGACGAGGTCCGAGCGGTCGGACGTGCTGGTGGCGGCCGGCTGA
- a CDS encoding NmrA/HSCARG family protein, producing the protein MRLTVLGATGGQGGAVVRALRGRGHALRALVRDPGSDRSRRLAAGGVDLVPGDLDDVASLRAAMTGADAVFAVTTPFEDGPEAEIAQGRTVIAAATAAAVPHLVLSSVASATAGTGVPHFETKAVIEAELAASAVPHTVLAPAYFMENLLGGLEDVRRGLLLLPLPVDRPLQQLARDDFGRYAAHVLTGPAGTGRRVELASDAPTPRRMAQALGASLGVEVRAEELPLPDDLDGDMPAMWRFLRGHGYAVDLGALHADGVLDRWTSFADWARTLPGAVI; encoded by the coding sequence ATGCGCCTGACGGTCCTCGGCGCCACCGGCGGTCAGGGTGGCGCCGTCGTCCGGGCGCTGCGCGGACGGGGGCACGCGCTGCGCGCCCTCGTGCGCGACCCGGGCTCGGACCGCTCCCGACGGCTCGCCGCCGGCGGCGTCGACCTCGTCCCCGGTGACCTCGACGACGTCGCCTCGCTGAGGGCCGCGATGACGGGCGCGGACGCGGTGTTCGCCGTGACCACCCCGTTCGAGGACGGCCCCGAGGCCGAGATCGCGCAGGGCCGCACCGTGATCGCCGCCGCGACCGCCGCCGCCGTGCCGCACCTCGTGCTCTCCTCCGTCGCCTCGGCGACGGCCGGCACCGGCGTCCCGCACTTCGAGACGAAGGCGGTGATCGAGGCCGAGCTCGCCGCGAGCGCGGTGCCGCACACGGTCCTCGCCCCCGCGTACTTCATGGAGAACCTGCTCGGCGGGCTCGAGGACGTGCGGCGCGGGCTGCTGCTGCTGCCGCTGCCCGTCGACCGGCCCCTGCAGCAGCTGGCCCGCGACGACTTCGGCCGCTACGCGGCGCACGTCCTGACCGGACCGGCCGGCACCGGCCGCCGCGTCGAACTGGCCTCCGACGCACCGACCCCGCGGCGGATGGCGCAGGCCCTCGGCGCGAGCCTCGGCGTGGAGGTGCGGGCCGAGGAGCTGCCGCTGCCCGACGACCTCGACGGCGACATGCCCGCCATGTGGCGGTTCCTGCGCGGGCACGGGTACGCCGTCGACCTCGGCGCCCTGCACGCCGACGGCGTCCTGGACCGGTGGACCAGCTTCGCCGACTGGGCGCGCACCCTGCCAGGTGCAGTCATCTGA
- a CDS encoding alpha/beta fold hydrolase, with the protein MSQQQPVVVLVHGAFAESASWAEVAETLHDRGVETVAVANPLRSVASDAAYLADVVRGLVAGSARPVVLVGHSYGGMVVTEAAAALRDVVVGLVYVAAFVPARGEDALELSGRFPGSTLGDTLLSYPLTGGGQEFRIDPARFAAQFAADVPAETARTMAVTQRPVTEAALAQDLSVDPAWADVPSWSVYGDADLNIPAAAQAFMAERAGVRGVTVVAGASHAVAVSHPDAVASAVLEAVGEHVAFEPSL; encoded by the coding sequence GTGTCCCAGCAGCAGCCCGTCGTCGTCCTCGTCCACGGCGCGTTCGCCGAGTCCGCGTCCTGGGCGGAGGTGGCCGAGACCCTGCACGACCGTGGGGTCGAGACCGTCGCCGTCGCCAACCCCCTGCGCTCGGTGGCCTCCGACGCGGCCTACCTCGCCGACGTCGTCCGCGGTCTGGTCGCCGGTTCCGCCCGCCCCGTCGTCCTCGTCGGGCACTCCTACGGCGGCATGGTCGTCACCGAGGCCGCCGCCGCGCTGCGCGACGTCGTCGTCGGCCTCGTCTACGTCGCCGCCTTCGTCCCCGCCCGGGGCGAGGACGCGCTGGAACTGTCCGGGCGGTTCCCCGGCAGCACGCTCGGCGACACCCTGCTGAGCTACCCGCTCACCGGCGGGGGCCAGGAGTTCCGCATCGACCCGGCCCGCTTCGCCGCGCAGTTCGCCGCCGACGTGCCCGCCGAGACCGCGCGGACCATGGCCGTCACCCAGCGTCCCGTCACCGAAGCCGCTCTCGCGCAGGACCTGTCGGTCGACCCGGCGTGGGCGGACGTCCCGTCGTGGTCGGTCTACGGCGACGCCGACCTGAACATCCCGGCCGCCGCGCAGGCCTTCATGGCCGAACGCGCGGGCGTGCGGGGGGTGACCGTGGTGGCCGGGGCCTCGCACGCCGTGGCCGTCTCCCACCCCGACGCCGTCGCCTCGGCCGTGCTCGAAGCCGTCGGCGAGCACGTCGCCTTCGAGCCCTCGCTCTGA
- a CDS encoding alpha/beta hydrolase, which yields MPGNPKNVSLEPAAQAFVDATSEPPFLYQLAPEDGRKAVDGVQDEPIEKPAVDEEWVTVPGGPTGSVRVRLVRPAGASGALPVVVYTHGAGWVFGDAHTHDRLVRDLAVGTGAAVVFPEYDRSPEAKYPVANEQAYAAVKWVVEEGAGHDLDGTRLAVAGDSVGGNMAIALTLMAKERGEFSFRRQVLFYPVTDANFDTASYHEFAEGYFLAREGMKWFWDQYTTPETDRSQITVSPLRATTEQLTGLPPALVITAEADVLRDEGEAYAAKLRAAGVPVTAVRYQGIVHDFVMVNSLHATEAAKAAVAQAVAVLRAALQD from the coding sequence GTGCCCGGAAACCCGAAGAACGTCAGCCTCGAACCCGCCGCGCAGGCGTTCGTCGACGCCACCAGCGAACCGCCGTTCCTGTACCAGCTCGCTCCCGAGGACGGCCGCAAGGCCGTCGACGGCGTGCAGGACGAGCCCATCGAGAAACCCGCCGTCGACGAGGAGTGGGTGACCGTCCCCGGCGGCCCGACCGGCAGCGTGCGGGTCCGCCTCGTCCGCCCGGCCGGGGCCAGCGGGGCCCTGCCCGTCGTCGTCTACACCCACGGCGCCGGGTGGGTGTTCGGCGACGCCCACACCCACGACCGCCTCGTGCGCGACCTGGCGGTGGGGACCGGCGCGGCCGTGGTCTTCCCCGAGTACGACCGCTCGCCGGAGGCGAAGTACCCCGTCGCGAACGAGCAGGCCTACGCGGCGGTGAAGTGGGTCGTCGAGGAGGGCGCCGGGCACGACCTGGACGGGACCCGCCTCGCGGTGGCCGGCGACTCGGTCGGCGGGAACATGGCGATCGCGCTGACGCTCATGGCCAAGGAGCGCGGGGAGTTCTCGTTCCGCCGGCAGGTGCTGTTCTACCCGGTGACGGACGCGAACTTCGACACGGCGTCGTACCACGAGTTCGCCGAGGGGTACTTCCTGGCCCGTGAGGGCATGAAGTGGTTCTGGGACCAGTACACGACGCCCGAGACGGACCGCTCGCAGATCACGGTCTCCCCGCTGCGCGCCACGACCGAGCAGCTCACCGGCCTGCCGCCGGCGCTGGTGATCACGGCCGAGGCCGACGTCCTGCGCGACGAGGGCGAGGCGTACGCGGCGAAGCTGCGCGCCGCGGGCGTGCCGGTGACGGCGGTGCGCTACCAGGGCATCGTGCACGACTTCGTCATGGTGAACTCCCTGCACGCCACCGAGGCCGCGAAGGCGGCGGTGGCGCAGGCGGTCGCGGTGCTGCGCGCGGCGCTGCAGGACTGA